GACTAAGAAACGCACGTAGTGGACCAATTGAGCTTCTGATGCGATGTCGAAACCTAGGAACTGTAGCCGACGCTGATCCACCTCTGACCGCTCGCTATCAGAGAGCATTTTGTTTGATTCCTGCATAGCGTGATACATCTCCATAATGTCGATCACTTCTTTGCAGTGTGCTTCCGAAATACAGCCAAAATCTTTGTTTAACTCACGCATCTGTAGCTCATAACCGCGCTCAATAATGGTTTTTAAACGTTGGTATTTGGCCGCATTGCTTGGGTCGAGCTGTGACATGAGTTTGTACTGATTTGATAGGATCAAACGCTGTGTGTTTGACATTTCCATGGTGACCTCACTGAAGATAATTTTATTGTGTTGTTGAAGTTAGGTTAGCGGAACATCACACGATGAAACATGATCTCAACACAGATTTAATTCGAAAAGTACAAATTATGTTTGTCGATTTGTTCAGTGTTTGTGGTAATGGTTGAAAATGTAATCATGGTCGGAGAAGACCCTTAACCACTCAGGTTTGAACACGCAAAGCACGGCAAGTGACATGCCATTTAGCAAGGCTTCTGGAAAGGCGAGCAGAGGGACCAAAATGAAATAATTGTCCCAAATGGTTTGCCAATCATAATGACCAGACCAAAGGTGATAGAGCGCGTTAACCATCAAATGCAAGCTGCCAGTGATAGCCGCATTGAGAAAACCGGCGATAAAAATAAAGACAAAGATATTACGTGGCAGGTAGTGGTAACTTAGGCAAAAAATCAGATAAGAAATGGCGATGGGGAACAGCACCGACAGCGTTAGGTACTCTGGAATGGCTGAGATAGGCATGTCACTGGTTAAGGCTAGCCCGAAGGTGACAGGTAGACAAATCAGAAAAGCCATTCGCCAACCAAACATCATGGTCAGAGTGGTGAGAGCAAGAAAATGAACCTGCAGCCCATCTTTGATCCCAGCTTGTGTGCGCCAGAGCAAAAACAGGATAAAAATAACGGCAAAAGTGAGATGTTGAAAACTCTTTTCATTGAGCAGCTTAGGCAAAACAACGCGCTTGAAATCTGCCCAGCAGAAACGCCAGCCAATCAAAATCGTTAGGCCTGAGCAGAAAAGAGTAAATACATCCATGTACTAAAATCCGTGAGAGAGGAATGTCTGTGCGGCGTTAGTATTTAACGTTGCTGTGGTATTGGGACAAAATGGCCACCATCGCATCCATCGTCTCTTTCGGCGGTGGGTTGACTCCCTCCAGAGGATAATCTTGTCCCATCGCTTCCCATTTGTGCGCGCCGAGTTTGTGGTAGGGCAGTAGCTCTACTTTCTCAATATTGTCCATGTCTTTGATAAAGTCCCCAAGCATGTGCGCCGCCTCAGGATCATCGGTATAACCGGGTACGATAACGTAACGGATCCAAGTCTTTTGGCCGATTTTGTGCAGGTAACGGGCGAAATCCAGCGTACGTTTGTTTGATACACCGATGAAATCGTGGTGGATTTCATCTTTCATGTGTTTAATGTCGAGCATCACCAAATCGGTGGCATCCAGCACCTCATCAATAACTTCCGTATGTTTGCGCACATAACCGTTGGTATCTAAGCAAGTGTGAATACCTTCCGCTTTAGCCGCTCGGAAAAAGTCGCGCACAAATTCAGGTTGTAACATGGCTTCGCCACCTGAACAAGTTATGCCACCGCCAGAGGCGTTCATAAAATGTCGGTAGGATTTTGCCTCGCGGATGATCTCTTCCACAGAGACTTCTTTACCAATGTGAGTGTCCCATGTATCTCGGTTGTGGCAATACTTACAGCGCATTAAACAACCTTGCATAAAGACAATAAAGCGAATACCAGGGCCATCGACGGTACCGCAGGATTCAAAGGAGTGAATACGACCAGTTGTTGACATGAGTTGCTCTCAATTCTTACCAAATTTTGATTGTCATTTTATTACAAAAACTAGGGTTAAAACAGTCTTAGTCTGGTAGGTGCGCATGGCAGCAAATTTGCGTCATGAAGATGACAGTTTGCAGAATTGTTATTATGTTATAAAAGTAACCACTTTTGGGTGTAAAAATAAATAACTATGTTGTAGGGATGTAAACCATGAATACGCTTGCGCTTTCTCAAAAACACAAGATCTTGTTGTTTTTGAGTGTACTTGTTTTGGGATTTGTTGCTCTTGCTTTTTACACGTCCAAACAACTTGGCTCGATGACGGAACAGTATGTGAAGAGCAGTCTAGTTTCAGAGGGGGCCAGACAAATCGCGAAAACTCAGGTTGAACTGCTTTTATTGTCGGGGAAACTGCGTCAAATGAGCTTAAGCCAGGTGGCTGAAATCCGGGGGGATGTACAGGCGCTGAATAACAATGTTCAAGATGCGAGCGATACGCTGAGCCAATTTGCCTTAAATTCGCAAGCCAGTTCGATGAAAAAGGCGATTCAAGAGTTTGATCAATCGCTTGTCCCTTGGTTGGAGCTGCGCTCTGAAGTCGGCTTTTCCGTCGATGAAGGTAAACTTGGACGAATGAAAGAGTTAGCCAAAATCATTGAAGCAAAAATCGCGGAAACGGGGATGGTGACCATCAACTCGGATTTCCAAGAGATGATTAAGACTCAGCAAAATTATTTGTTGCAAGCCAACGAGCAAAACTTAAAGCTGTTTAACCGCTCAATGGCTATGTTTGTCAATGTGTCTAATAGCTACGGCATGCTGGACTTGTACGAGCAAGAGATAAACGAGTTCAAAACCACTTTTACAAGAGTCAGTGAACTGTTACAGCAACTGAGCTCAATTGAACAGCAACTCGCCTCCACTCAGCAGGCTTCTTTACAGCAGATCCAACAAGCGTCTGAAATGTTAAGTGGCATGGCTTCCGATTACCAAAAGAGAGCCGCTAATTATTCCGACAGCACCAAATGGTCGGTGTTGATTGCTTCTGGCGCATTGGCTCTGTTGACCATCCTTATTTTTGTTAACTTAAGTGCATCTTTGACAAAAGCACTCGATAGAATTAGTCAGATGATCCAAGCCATTGCGCAGGGGGATTTGTCTCGACGTCTTGAAACTAACCAAAACAGCCAAGATGAATTTAACCTCTTGTCTCAGGCAGTAAATAAAAGTTGTGAAAACTTAGGTGAACTGGTTTCTGGCGTACAGCAGAGCAGTCTATCTCTTGCCAATTATGCGGGCGAACTGAGAACGGGGCTAGACAATCTCGCCCGTCATCAAGCGGACATCATGGGACAAACGCAGTTGATCGCCTCTGCTACCGAAGAGGTTAGCGTTACGACCAGTGAGGTTTCCAGCTCGCTCGAATTTGTTTCTGAGATCAGTAAAGCTTCAAACCAAGCGGCGGAAGAAGGCGGAAAAGTGATTGCAGAAGCGATCGGTTCTCTTGAACAGGTAGCAGACATTTTGCATTCTGCCTCTGGACACATTAGCCAGCTTGAAGAAGCTTCAGCGAAAATAGATTCGGTGATGGATATCATCAATGGCATTGCAGAACAGACGAATCTGTTGGCGCTCAATGCTGCGATTGAAGCCGCTCGCGCTGGTGAGCAAGGGAGAGGTTTTGCGGTGGTGGCTGATGAAGTACGAAGCCTTGCGGTAAGGACCGTAGATGCCGTCAGTGAAATTTCGGGCACGATTGAGACGATGAAAAACGAAAGTGCCGAGGTTATTCAGTACATCAGCAACTCAGGCAAAACCATCGAGAAAGGGCAGCAGAAAGGACACGAAGCGATCAATGCGCTCAAACACATCACCGACAAAGCCGATGAGGCCAGCCAGCAAACCGAAGTGATCTTTAGTTCGATGAAAGAGCTGGCGACGACCAGTCAATCCATGGCCGATAGCATGACCCAAATTTCCCATGCGATGCGAGAGCTGGAGACCAATAACCAAGAGTTGCGGGAAGTGAGTAAACTGGTTGACAGCCATTCCCGCACTCTCAGTAACGAATGCCAGAATTTTAAAATTTGAGCTTAGAAAAAGGCGTACATAGAAAGTGCGCCATTTCCATAGATGGTGTGAGGCGACTCAATGTAGTCTGGTGTTTTCACTGCCAATGTGAAGCTAAAACCCAAAGTGCTATTGTACATGGCGATCCCCGCAACCGCAGTGCTTTGCCAGTGTTGTAGAGTGACATCGTACGCTTCACTTGGCTCCGGAATGCCTGAGCGCTCACCTTCAATACTCAGATCATTGAAACGGTATCGACCAGTAATACCAGAGAAGAGAAACCAGCCGGACGAAGTGTTGCCCATCATGCTGGCGTTAAACGGCCGCTCCACGCTGATGTCGGCTGCTCCCATCGACTGGCTGAGCTCCGAGCCATAACGGAACATTATCCCCGCAGAGACATCACTGCGAAAAGTGCTGGCGTTCACCTCGACTAGGTTAGAGATTTCCCACTCTTTGCTGTCTCGATGTACTTCACGGTGCAAGTTATCGAAACGCTTGTAACCAACCCCGACAGTAAACTGATTATCGACTTGATACTCCCACCCTTTGGGTTCAGTCGAGCCGGTAATGCTATGCACTAAGCGCTGCGCCTTTTCC
This Vibrio navarrensis DNA region includes the following protein-coding sequences:
- a CDS encoding YfbU family protein translates to MEMSNTQRLILSNQYKLMSQLDPSNAAKYQRLKTIIERGYELQMRELNKDFGCISEAHCKEVIDIMEMYHAMQESNKMLSDSERSEVDQRRLQFLGFDIASEAQLVHYVRFLVDSEGLYPQFDKADHHFNSQMPMLEKYRRMLASWKKCPRQYHLSATELRQIFSA
- a CDS encoding lipid A deacylase LpxR family protein, which codes for MRLLTYLALGLLSPTTLASEGATFTFSLDNDGIFGVDQDYTNGIFLSYTTPALSREGQYAWMSLSEKYASSIDKFEWLIGHKMWTPSDIGATEPIANDRPYAGFFHTEINYLSLNPQQSVRYNLTLGTTGEHALSEKAQRLVHSITGSTEPKGWEYQVDNQFTVGVGYKRFDNLHREVHRDSKEWEISNLVEVNASTFRSDVSAGIMFRYGSELSQSMGAADISVERPFNASMMGNTSSGWFLFSGITGRYRFNDLSIEGERSGIPEPSEAYDVTLQHWQSTAVAGIAMYNSTLGFSFTLAVKTPDYIESPHTIYGNGALSMYAFF
- a CDS encoding energy-coupling factor ABC transporter permease, with product MDVFTLFCSGLTILIGWRFCWADFKRVVLPKLLNEKSFQHLTFAVIFILFLLWRTQAGIKDGLQVHFLALTTLTMMFGWRMAFLICLPVTFGLALTSDMPISAIPEYLTLSVLFPIAISYLIFCLSYHYLPRNIFVFIFIAGFLNAAITGSLHLMVNALYHLWSGHYDWQTIWDNYFILVPLLAFPEALLNGMSLAVLCVFKPEWLRVFSDHDYIFNHYHKH
- a CDS encoding methyl-accepting chemotaxis protein translates to MNTLALSQKHKILLFLSVLVLGFVALAFYTSKQLGSMTEQYVKSSLVSEGARQIAKTQVELLLLSGKLRQMSLSQVAEIRGDVQALNNNVQDASDTLSQFALNSQASSMKKAIQEFDQSLVPWLELRSEVGFSVDEGKLGRMKELAKIIEAKIAETGMVTINSDFQEMIKTQQNYLLQANEQNLKLFNRSMAMFVNVSNSYGMLDLYEQEINEFKTTFTRVSELLQQLSSIEQQLASTQQASLQQIQQASEMLSGMASDYQKRAANYSDSTKWSVLIASGALALLTILIFVNLSASLTKALDRISQMIQAIAQGDLSRRLETNQNSQDEFNLLSQAVNKSCENLGELVSGVQQSSLSLANYAGELRTGLDNLARHQADIMGQTQLIASATEEVSVTTSEVSSSLEFVSEISKASNQAAEEGGKVIAEAIGSLEQVADILHSASGHISQLEEASAKIDSVMDIINGIAEQTNLLALNAAIEAARAGEQGRGFAVVADEVRSLAVRTVDAVSEISGTIETMKNESAEVIQYISNSGKTIEKGQQKGHEAINALKHITDKADEASQQTEVIFSSMKELATTSQSMADSMTQISHAMRELETNNQELREVSKLVDSHSRTLSNECQNFKI
- the pflA gene encoding pyruvate formate lyase 1-activating protein is translated as MSTTGRIHSFESCGTVDGPGIRFIVFMQGCLMRCKYCHNRDTWDTHIGKEVSVEEIIREAKSYRHFMNASGGGITCSGGEAMLQPEFVRDFFRAAKAEGIHTCLDTNGYVRKHTEVIDEVLDATDLVMLDIKHMKDEIHHDFIGVSNKRTLDFARYLHKIGQKTWIRYVIVPGYTDDPEAAHMLGDFIKDMDNIEKVELLPYHKLGAHKWEAMGQDYPLEGVNPPPKETMDAMVAILSQYHSNVKY